A genome region from Sphingobium sp. CR2-8 includes the following:
- a CDS encoding MBL fold metallo-hydrolase: MAPPFDPADLPTGVLMALSPLVARVLAPNPSPFTYTGTQSYVVGAEAVAIIDPGPDDADHLAALTAAIAGRRVVAILCTHTHRDHSPAARPLSQATGAPIIGCPPLTLEDDGPRADAAFDAAYRPDRVLVDGEQVSGPGWTLEAVATPGHTSNHLCFALLEEKALFTGDHVMGWSTSVISPPDGDMAAYMRSMQRLLERDDVIYYPAHGEPIETPQRLVRGMMGHRKQREGQILRFMARNGDSAIPDIVADMYKGVDPRLYGAAGRSVLAHLIDLDGRGLAAPVGDGRWQMR; this comes from the coding sequence ATGGCACCTCCTTTCGATCCGGCCGACCTGCCGACCGGCGTTTTGATGGCGCTATCGCCTTTGGTGGCGCGGGTGCTGGCGCCCAATCCCTCGCCCTTCACCTATACCGGCACGCAGAGCTATGTCGTCGGCGCGGAGGCCGTCGCGATCATCGATCCCGGCCCGGACGATGCGGATCATCTGGCCGCGCTGACCGCTGCGATCGCTGGCCGCCGCGTCGTCGCTATCCTCTGCACCCACACCCATCGCGACCATAGCCCCGCCGCGCGGCCATTGAGCCAGGCGACCGGCGCGCCGATCATCGGCTGCCCCCCGTTGACGCTGGAGGATGACGGACCACGCGCCGACGCCGCGTTCGACGCCGCGTATCGACCGGATCGCGTGCTGGTCGATGGCGAGCAGGTGAGCGGGCCTGGCTGGACGCTGGAGGCTGTTGCGACGCCGGGGCATACGTCCAACCATCTCTGCTTCGCTCTGCTGGAAGAAAAGGCGCTGTTCACTGGCGACCATGTGATGGGCTGGTCGACCAGCGTCATTTCGCCCCCCGATGGCGACATGGCGGCCTATATGCGCTCGATGCAGCGGTTGCTGGAGCGGGATGATGTCATCTATTATCCCGCCCATGGCGAACCGATCGAGACGCCGCAGCGGCTGGTGCGGGGCATGATGGGCCATCGCAAGCAGCGCGAGGGGCAGATATTGCGCTTTATGGCGCGTAACGGCGACAGCGCCATCCCGGACATAGTGGCGGACATGTATAAGGGCGTCGATCCGCGCCTCTATGGCGCGGCCGGGCGGTCGGTGCTGGCGCATCTGATCGACCTGGACGGCCGGGGGCTGGCCGCGCCTGTCGGGGACGGCCGATGGCAGATGCGCTGA
- a CDS encoding tyrosine recombinase XerC, whose protein sequence is MTAPLPERWRQHLALDRRRSIHTVRAYVATAERLIAFLERHHGEAVTPATLARTEQADLRAFLASRRTDGIGNLSAARELSAVRGFLKFVGGDNARVPQLKGPRVKRGLPRPISPDEAVALAQDIAETAREGWIGARDWAVLLLLYGAGLRIGEAMGLNGDILPLDTTLRVTGKRNKTRIVPLLPQVRAAIEAYVEACPYPPARDEPLFRGARGGPLSPALIRRAVQGARGRLGLSDRTTPHALRHSFATHLLGRGADLRSLQELLGHASLSSTQVYTQVDAAHLLDIYRNAHPRA, encoded by the coding sequence ATGACCGCCCCCCTCCCCGAGCGCTGGCGCCAGCATCTCGCGCTCGACCGACGGCGCTCGATCCATACGGTGCGCGCCTATGTCGCAACGGCCGAGCGGCTGATCGCCTTCCTCGAACGCCATCATGGCGAAGCGGTGACCCCCGCCACCCTGGCCCGGACCGAACAGGCGGACCTGCGCGCCTTCCTCGCGAGTCGGCGGACCGACGGCATCGGCAATCTGTCGGCCGCGCGCGAACTCTCCGCCGTCCGCGGTTTCCTGAAGTTCGTCGGTGGCGACAACGCCCGCGTGCCGCAGCTCAAGGGACCGCGGGTCAAGCGCGGCCTCCCCCGCCCCATCTCCCCCGACGAAGCCGTCGCGCTGGCGCAGGACATCGCCGAAACCGCGCGCGAAGGCTGGATCGGCGCGCGCGACTGGGCGGTGCTGCTGTTGCTCTACGGCGCGGGGCTGCGCATCGGCGAAGCGATGGGCCTCAACGGCGACATATTGCCGCTCGACACCACCCTGCGCGTCACCGGCAAGCGCAACAAGACCCGCATCGTCCCCCTGCTGCCGCAGGTGCGCGCCGCGATCGAGGCCTATGTCGAAGCCTGTCCCTATCCACCGGCGCGAGACGAACCGCTGTTCCGGGGCGCACGCGGCGGGCCGCTGTCGCCCGCGCTCATCCGCCGGGCGGTGCAGGGCGCGCGTGGACGACTCGGTCTGTCGGACCGCACCACGCCCCATGCGCTGCGCCACAGTTTCGCCACCCATCTGCTGGGGCGCGGCGCGGACCTGCGCTCGCTGCAGGAATTGCTCGGCCATGCCAGCCTTTCCTCGACCCAGGTCTATACCCAGGTCGACGCCGCCCATCTGCTCGACATCTATCGCAACGCCCACCCCCGGGCATGA
- a CDS encoding DedA family protein: MTDWVLRLIDAGGYWGIGLLMILENVFPPIPSELIMGIGGIRVGQGRMDMGWLLLAGTIGTTIGNYVWYLVGHLLGFHRLKPIVDRYGRWATLEWRDVEALDRLFGKYGQIVVFVFRFMPAFRTMISLPAGLFRMGHVRFLLWTCAGALIWNVILAYAGYLLGQHFRDIDHYVGPVATACVVIAVVAYLWRLATWRPKG, encoded by the coding sequence ATGACCGACTGGGTTCTGCGCCTGATCGATGCGGGCGGCTATTGGGGCATCGGCTTGCTGATGATCCTGGAAAATGTCTTTCCGCCGATCCCGTCCGAACTCATCATGGGCATTGGCGGCATCCGCGTCGGACAGGGGCGGATGGACATGGGCTGGCTGCTGCTCGCCGGGACGATCGGCACCACGATCGGCAATTATGTCTGGTATCTGGTCGGCCATCTGCTGGGCTTTCACCGGTTGAAGCCGATCGTCGATCGCTATGGCCGATGGGCGACGCTGGAGTGGCGCGATGTCGAGGCGCTGGACCGGCTGTTCGGGAAATATGGCCAGATCGTCGTCTTCGTCTTCCGCTTCATGCCCGCCTTCCGCACGATGATCTCGCTGCCCGCCGGACTGTTCCGCATGGGGCATGTCCGCTTCCTGCTGTGGACCTGCGCCGGGGCGCTGATCTGGAACGTCATCCTGGCCTATGCCGGCTATCTGCTGGGGCAGCATTTCCGCGACATCGACCATTATGTCGGCCCTGTCGCGACCGCCTGCGTCGTGATCGCGGTGGTAGCCTATCTCTGGCGGCTCGCGACCTGGCGGCCGAAGGGTTAG
- the gshB gene encoding glutathione synthase has translation MTELNPLTVAMQMDPMEGIKIGGDSTFHIMLAAQARGHRLYHYLAPDLTFQGGRVWAMARPVKVQKQEGDHFAYGDWEVLDLGRDVDVVWMRQDPPFDLSYITATHLLERVQAETLVVNDPASVRNAPEKLFVLDYARFMPPTMITRSLSATRKFLEEHGEIVVKPLYGNGGVAVFHVDSKGSNLSSLVELFKASWVEPFMVQAFIPGVAQGDKRIVLIDGEVAGAVNRIPGKGEIRSNLAVGGSAAKTELTDKEREICAAMGPELKARGLLFVGIDVIGGEWLTEINVTSPTGLVSIDAFDGIDTGGMIWDAIDARLAARVAG, from the coding sequence ATGACCGAACTCAACCCCCTGACCGTCGCGATGCAGATGGACCCGATGGAGGGCATCAAGATCGGCGGCGATTCGACCTTTCACATCATGTTGGCGGCGCAGGCGCGGGGGCACCGGCTCTATCATTATCTGGCGCCCGACCTGACGTTTCAGGGTGGCCGGGTGTGGGCGATGGCGCGGCCGGTCAAGGTCCAGAAGCAGGAAGGCGATCATTTCGCCTATGGCGACTGGGAAGTGCTGGACCTGGGCCGCGACGTCGATGTCGTGTGGATGCGGCAGGACCCGCCCTTCGACCTCAGCTACATCACCGCCACCCATCTGCTGGAGCGGGTGCAGGCCGAAACATTGGTGGTCAACGATCCCGCATCGGTCCGCAATGCGCCGGAAAAGCTGTTCGTGCTGGACTATGCACGCTTCATGCCGCCGACCATGATCACGCGCAGCCTGAGCGCGACCCGGAAATTTCTGGAGGAGCATGGCGAGATCGTGGTGAAGCCGCTGTACGGCAATGGCGGCGTGGCGGTGTTCCATGTCGACAGCAAGGGATCGAACCTGTCGTCGCTCGTGGAACTGTTCAAGGCGTCCTGGGTCGAACCCTTCATGGTCCAGGCCTTCATCCCCGGCGTGGCGCAGGGGGACAAGCGCATCGTGCTGATCGATGGCGAGGTGGCGGGCGCGGTCAATCGTATTCCTGGCAAGGGCGAAATCCGGTCGAACCTGGCGGTCGGCGGATCGGCGGCCAAGACCGAACTGACCGACAAGGAACGCGAAATCTGCGCGGCGATGGGGCCGGAACTCAAGGCGCGCGGGTTGTTGTTCGTGGGGATCGACGTGATCGGCGGCGAGTGGCTGACCGAAATCAACGTGACGTCGCCGACCGGCCTCGTGTCGATCGACGCTTTCGACGGGATCGACACCGGCGGCATGATCTGGGACGCGATCGACGCCCGGCTGGCGGCGCGCGTGGCGGGCTGA
- a CDS encoding YraN family protein — translation MTRAAAEKRGRQAERIAAWWLRLKGWQIVGRRMRTAAGEVDLVARRGAMLAFVEVKARGSAAELDRSIDERRLARVARAAEILWHELAKPGDDMRIDVILLAPGRAPRHLANVWHGG, via the coding sequence GTGACAAGAGCGGCGGCGGAGAAGCGCGGGCGGCAGGCCGAACGCATCGCCGCCTGGTGGCTGCGGCTGAAGGGCTGGCAGATCGTCGGCCGACGGATGCGGACGGCAGCGGGGGAGGTGGACCTGGTCGCGCGGCGGGGCGCGATGCTGGCATTCGTCGAGGTGAAAGCGCGGGGTAGCGCCGCGGAATTGGACCGGTCGATCGACGAGCGGCGGCTGGCGCGGGTCGCCAGGGCGGCCGAAATCCTATGGCACGAGCTAGCGAAACCGGGCGACGACATGCGAATCGACGTCATCCTCCTTGCGCCCGGCCGCGCGCCGCGCCATCTGGCCAATGTCTGGCATGGGGGGTGA
- the rsmI gene encoding 16S rRNA (cytidine(1402)-2'-O)-methyltransferase, which yields METRTSGLEPGLYIVAGPIGNLGDLTPRGAEVLRLADVVAVEDTRVSARLLRHAGSDRPMVPYHDHSAENVRQRLVERMAGESVALLSDAGTPLISDPGYKLVRDARAAGRNITTLPGPSAAIAALTLSGLPTDRFLFMGFLPSKAKARGDVLDEVAALRATLVFYESGPRLSDSLSAMAAHLGDREAAVSREISKTFEETACGTLSELSARYADAPPKGEIVVTVGPPGEAPPASAEDADVALLEALTRLPVSKAAGEVAKKLGLDRRTLYDRATELKG from the coding sequence ATGGAAACTCGAACTTCTGGGCTAGAGCCTGGGCTTTATATCGTCGCGGGGCCGATCGGCAACCTTGGTGACCTTACGCCGCGCGGGGCGGAGGTCCTGCGACTGGCCGATGTGGTCGCCGTGGAGGATACACGGGTGAGCGCGCGGCTGCTGCGCCATGCCGGATCGGACCGGCCGATGGTCCCCTATCACGACCATAGCGCGGAAAATGTACGCCAGCGACTGGTCGAGCGGATGGCGGGCGAATCGGTGGCCTTGCTGTCGGACGCGGGGACGCCGCTGATTTCCGATCCGGGCTACAAGCTGGTGCGCGACGCGCGGGCGGCGGGGCGCAATATCACGACGCTGCCCGGACCCAGCGCGGCGATCGCGGCGCTGACCTTGTCGGGGCTGCCGACCGATCGTTTCCTGTTCATGGGATTTTTGCCCAGTAAGGCGAAGGCGCGGGGCGACGTGCTGGACGAGGTGGCGGCGTTGCGGGCTACATTGGTCTTCTACGAAAGCGGGCCGCGCCTGTCGGACAGCCTGTCGGCCATGGCCGCGCATCTGGGCGATCGGGAGGCGGCGGTCAGCCGGGAGATCAGCAAGACGTTCGAGGAAACGGCCTGCGGCACTTTGTCCGAACTCTCCGCCCGCTATGCCGACGCCCCGCCCAAGGGGGAGATCGTGGTGACGGTCGGGCCGCCGGGTGAAGCACCGCCCGCCAGCGCGGAGGATGCCGACGTGGCGCTGCTGGAGGCGCTGACGCGCCTGCCGGTGTCGAAGGCGGCAGGCGAGGTCGCCAAGAAATTGGGGCTGGACCGGCGGACGCTTTATGATCGGGCGACGGAATTGAAGGGGTGA
- a CDS encoding penicillin-binding protein activator produces the protein MTETDAPRQANVFAAVKRGARCAFMGAALFLAACQSIVPKGPGPVAPTGPTRPTGPEVVQGLPTDATRHRVALLVPMSGANAGVGQSIANATTLALMDTKTDRVRITTYDTALGAAAAVNRALADGNRLILGPLLAEDARIIGPIAARANVPVISFSNDASIAGSGVYVLGYNTAQSIDRVIGYAKDKGLSRFGALVPRGVYGERAGNALLRAVEQSGGTVVSMQTFDRSPASIAAAVKALQASSSYDALLIADSGRVALQVAPIVRKNGGATARLLGTELWNTEGTLAASPVLRGAWFASVSDALYRQLATKYRARYGSAPFRLSSLGYDSVLLTVRIAQDWKPGAPFPAARLRDSGGFSGIDGAFRFNRAGVAERALEVSEVGAGAVTVVEPAPRSFGE, from the coding sequence ATGACAGAGACGGATGCCCCCCGGCAAGCAAATGTGTTCGCGGCGGTGAAGCGCGGCGCGCGTTGCGCCTTCATGGGGGCCGCGCTGTTCCTGGCCGCCTGTCAGTCGATCGTGCCCAAGGGGCCGGGACCGGTCGCCCCGACCGGCCCGACCCGGCCGACCGGCCCCGAAGTGGTGCAGGGCCTGCCCACCGACGCGACGCGCCATCGCGTCGCGCTGCTGGTGCCGATGAGCGGCGCCAATGCAGGCGTGGGCCAATCGATCGCCAACGCCACCACGCTGGCGCTGATGGATACGAAGACCGACCGGGTGCGCATCACCACTTACGACACCGCGCTGGGCGCGGCGGCGGCCGTGAACCGGGCGCTGGCTGACGGCAATCGCCTGATCCTGGGGCCGTTGCTGGCCGAAGACGCCCGCATCATCGGCCCGATCGCGGCGCGCGCCAATGTGCCGGTCATCAGCTTCTCCAACGACGCCAGCATCGCGGGCAGCGGCGTCTATGTGCTGGGCTACAACACCGCCCAGTCGATCGATCGCGTCATCGGCTATGCCAAGGACAAGGGCCTGTCCCGCTTCGGCGCGCTGGTGCCGCGCGGCGTCTATGGTGAACGCGCGGGCAACGCGCTGCTGCGCGCCGTCGAACAGTCCGGCGGCACGGTGGTGTCGATGCAGACGTTCGACCGCAGCCCGGCGTCGATCGCCGCCGCGGTCAAGGCGTTGCAGGCATCGTCCAGCTATGACGCGCTGCTGATCGCCGACAGCGGCCGGGTCGCGTTGCAGGTCGCACCGATCGTGCGCAAAAATGGTGGTGCGACCGCGCGGCTGCTCGGCACCGAATTGTGGAATACGGAAGGGACGCTGGCCGCCAGCCCGGTGCTGCGCGGCGCCTGGTTCGCCAGCGTGTCCGACGCGCTCTACCGCCAGCTCGCGACCAAATATCGCGCCCGCTACGGCAGCGCCCCCTTCCGCCTGTCCTCGCTCGGCTATGATTCGGTCCTGCTGACGGTGCGGATCGCGCAGGACTGGAAGCCCGGCGCACCCTTCCCTGCCGCGCGTCTGCGCGATTCGGGCGGTTTTTCCGGCATCGACGGTGCGTTCCGCTTCAACCGCGCAGGCGTGGCCGAACGCGCGCTGGAGGTCAGCGAAGTCGGCGCTGGCGCGGTCACCGTGGTCGAACCCGCCCCGCGCAGCTTCGGGGAATAA
- a CDS encoding formate dehydrogenase subunit delta, whose translation MSDDTHVMSTTDRLVYMAHQIARNLASMGEDKAVEALAEHLTRYWDPRMKVQIVAIAQEQPDRLSPTVAAAVARMAQGRAAPHVDAAQFNAVDEAGHCDAG comes from the coding sequence ATGAGCGACGACACGCATGTCATGTCCACCACGGACCGGCTGGTCTATATGGCGCACCAGATCGCCCGCAATCTGGCGAGCATGGGCGAGGACAAGGCCGTGGAAGCGCTGGCCGAACATCTGACCCGATATTGGGACCCGCGCATGAAGGTGCAGATCGTCGCCATCGCGCAGGAGCAGCCGGATCGCCTGTCGCCCACCGTCGCCGCCGCCGTCGCGCGGATGGCGCAGGGGCGGGCGGCGCCGCATGTCGATGCCGCGCAGTTCAATGCTGTGGACGAAGCAGGGCATTGCGACGCCGGTTGA